A section of the Puniceicoccus vermicola genome encodes:
- a CDS encoding integrase core domain-containing protein yields MANEVWTVDFKGWWHTRDGERCEPLTVRDEHTRYLLDIRAVESARTETIRMCFERIFRIYGLPEAIRSDNGPPFASNRSILGLTRLSAWWVALGIDLERGRPGKPQDNGGHERMHLDISNELQSCADADARAQQAAFDIWRKTFNEERPHESLGMAFPAEVYAKSPRAYLDSPADIDYPGMLRRKVHRTGVIGVDGIQIRLSTAFAGWSVGLQPIDPDRFEVYFAKLRIGTIELSSASFTGVASHPGETVCKPQQNYS; encoded by the coding sequence ATGGCCAATGAGGTATGGACTGTGGACTTTAAGGGCTGGTGGCACACCCGAGACGGTGAGCGCTGCGAGCCCTTAACTGTGCGCGATGAACACACCCGCTACCTGCTTGATATCCGGGCGGTCGAATCGGCCCGGACCGAGACGATCCGTATGTGCTTTGAACGGATCTTCAGGATCTACGGGCTTCCGGAGGCGATCCGTAGTGACAATGGTCCCCCGTTCGCCTCGAACCGCTCCATTCTGGGACTGACTCGACTGTCGGCTTGGTGGGTAGCACTGGGCATCGATCTGGAACGGGGCCGTCCCGGAAAGCCCCAAGACAATGGAGGACACGAACGGATGCATCTGGATATCAGCAACGAGCTCCAGAGCTGTGCCGATGCCGATGCAAGGGCTCAACAGGCGGCCTTCGACATCTGGCGGAAAACCTTCAATGAGGAGCGTCCTCATGAGTCTTTGGGAATGGCTTTTCCAGCCGAAGTCTACGCAAAAAGTCCTAGAGCCTATCTGGACAGTCCCGCAGATATAGATTATCCAGGCATGCTGAGACGCAAAGTGCATCGCACCGGCGTCATCGGAGTAGACGGCATCCAAATCAGGCTGAGCACAGCCTTTGCTGGTTGGTCTGTCGGCTTGCAGCCTATCGACCCCGACCGCTTTGAGGTATATTTTGCCAAGCTTAGAATCGGAACCATCGAACTCTCTTCAGCCTCTTTCACCGGGGTGGCTAGCCACCCCGGTGAAACCGTCTGCAAACCACAGCAAAACTACTCGTAA
- a CDS encoding helix-turn-helix domain-containing protein, whose protein sequence is MINERTEFALRSLQEGVNFLELCREYGISRPTGYKWKARYLRDGGKGMEDRSKRPSSCPNELQERVILRINRLHEKHRHWGPKKIHELYRRSYGEVASLSSFKRVF, encoded by the coding sequence ATGATAAACGAACGAACAGAATTTGCCCTTCGCAGTCTCCAAGAAGGAGTAAACTTCCTTGAGCTTTGCAGGGAATACGGGATCAGCAGACCAACTGGATATAAATGGAAAGCTCGTTATCTTCGCGACGGTGGGAAGGGAATGGAAGATCGGTCCAAAAGGCCGTCAAGTTGCCCCAATGAACTGCAGGAGCGTGTGATCCTACGGATCAACCGCCTCCACGAAAAACATCGGCACTGGGGTCCGAAGAAGATCCACGAGTTGTATCGTCGCAGTTATGGGGAGGTGGCTTCCTTGAGCAGTTTCAAGCGGGTCTTTTAA